The Arthrobacter sp. NicSoilC5 genome has a window encoding:
- a CDS encoding cupin domain-containing protein, whose translation MSISAENQTHESVAQEHHVPEPTPEEAAQLEQLYKDFNKENLIPLWTEIADLMPMVPSPKAVPHVWRWDDLYPLAARAGDLVPVGRGGERRAIALANPGLAGTPYATPTLWAAIQYLGGRETAPEHRHSQNAFRFVVEGEGVWTVVNGDPVRMSRGDFLLTPGWNFHGHHNDTDEPMAWIDGLDIPFVHYADAGFFEFGTERVTDEATPDISRSERLWAHPGLRPLSGLENTTNSPIAAYRWKYTDAALREQLLLEDEGHPATVSQGHAAIRYTNPTTGGDVMPTIRAEFHRLRAGAWTETVREVGSSVWQVFDGTGTVTLNGETRVLAKGDLFVVPSWAAWSLQAESEFDLFRFSDAPIFERLNFNRTYIEGRTK comes from the coding sequence GTGTCGATCAGCGCTGAAAACCAAACGCACGAATCCGTGGCACAGGAACACCATGTTCCCGAGCCCACCCCCGAGGAGGCTGCCCAGCTCGAGCAGCTGTACAAGGACTTCAACAAGGAAAACCTGATTCCCCTGTGGACGGAGATCGCGGACCTGATGCCCATGGTCCCGTCCCCCAAGGCGGTACCGCACGTATGGCGGTGGGATGACCTGTACCCGCTCGCCGCCCGCGCCGGCGACCTGGTACCCGTGGGCCGCGGCGGGGAACGGCGGGCCATCGCCCTGGCCAACCCCGGCCTGGCCGGGACCCCGTACGCCACCCCGACCCTCTGGGCCGCCATCCAGTACCTGGGCGGCCGCGAAACCGCCCCCGAGCACCGCCACTCCCAGAACGCCTTCCGCTTCGTCGTCGAAGGCGAAGGCGTGTGGACCGTGGTGAACGGCGATCCCGTACGCATGTCCCGCGGCGACTTCCTGCTCACCCCGGGCTGGAACTTCCATGGCCACCACAACGACACCGATGAGCCCATGGCGTGGATCGATGGCCTGGACATCCCGTTCGTCCATTACGCCGACGCCGGGTTCTTCGAATTCGGCACCGAACGCGTCACGGACGAGGCCACCCCGGACATCTCCCGCTCCGAGCGGCTCTGGGCCCACCCCGGCCTGCGCCCGCTCTCCGGACTGGAGAACACCACCAACTCCCCCATCGCCGCCTACCGGTGGAAGTACACCGACGCCGCCCTGCGCGAGCAGCTGCTCCTGGAGGACGAGGGCCACCCCGCCACCGTGTCCCAGGGCCACGCAGCCATCCGGTACACCAACCCCACCACCGGCGGGGATGTCATGCCCACCATCCGCGCGGAGTTCCACCGTCTGCGGGCCGGCGCCTGGACCGAGACCGTCCGCGAGGTGGGCTCCAGCGTCTGGCAGGTCTTCGACGGCACCGGCACCGTGACGCTCAACGGCGAAACCAGGGTCCTGGCCAAGGGCGACCTGTTCGTGGTCCCGTCCTGGGCCGCCTGGTCCCTGCAGGCCGAATCCGAGTTTGATTTGTTCCGGTTCAGCGACGCACCCATCTTTGAGCGCCTGAACTTCAACCGCACCTACATCGAAGGACGCACCAAGTAA
- a CDS encoding IclR family transcriptional regulator, whose protein sequence is MQNLPARRKPTYSIEAVDNALQLLQLLRDVGSLRLKDAAAELGVAPSTAHRLLAMLVYRGFAVQDETRRYVPGPAMGAGPAGFSWTRQLRDISRPHMEVLCARTNETVNLMIRVGTKVRFLDTVESSNILRVGDRQGTLLPAHKASGGKAILAELEPAALEQLFRSPNAELAGDYIPDAEYPAFLRELESVRANGFAANFEGTEEGISAFGMALHNGKGMVVGALSVATPVARFRPLFDAGLVGVMMETRRQLEMDIAANPADGGAGG, encoded by the coding sequence ACCTACTCCATTGAGGCGGTGGACAACGCCCTGCAGCTGCTGCAGCTCCTGCGGGACGTGGGCAGCCTGCGGCTCAAGGACGCCGCGGCGGAGCTGGGCGTGGCCCCGTCCACCGCCCACCGGCTCCTGGCCATGCTGGTCTACCGCGGCTTCGCGGTGCAGGACGAAACGCGCCGTTACGTGCCGGGCCCGGCGATGGGCGCCGGCCCTGCCGGGTTCAGCTGGACCCGGCAGCTGCGCGACATCTCCCGGCCACACATGGAAGTCCTGTGCGCCCGCACCAACGAGACCGTCAACCTGATGATCCGGGTGGGCACCAAGGTCCGGTTCCTGGACACGGTGGAAAGCTCGAATATTCTGCGTGTGGGTGACCGCCAGGGGACATTGCTCCCGGCGCACAAGGCATCGGGAGGCAAAGCCATCCTGGCGGAGCTGGAACCGGCCGCGCTGGAACAGCTGTTCCGCAGCCCCAACGCGGAGCTGGCCGGCGACTACATTCCCGACGCCGAGTACCCGGCATTCCTGCGCGAACTTGAGTCGGTGCGGGCCAACGGATTCGCTGCCAACTTCGAGGGCACCGAGGAGGGCATCAGCGCCTTCGGGATGGCGCTGCACAACGGCAAGGGCATGGTGGTGGGCGCCTTGAGCGTCGCCACTCCGGTGGCCAGGTTCCGGCCACTGTTCGACGCAGGGCTGGTGGGCGTGATGATGGAAACCCGGCGCCAACTGGAGATGGACATCGCGGCCAATCCGGCCGACGGCGGCGCGGGCGGCTGA